A part of Biomphalaria glabrata chromosome 3, xgBioGlab47.1, whole genome shotgun sequence genomic DNA contains:
- the LOC106055382 gene encoding pre-mRNA-splicing factor 18-like: MDILKAEIERKKRQLEENNLLKDPKKKYFKRAELATKQAEEYWKKQSSIVKSDNTAQIADGEDRLKVNGEVKSDRHSLLPRKEVIRKLRERNEPIRLFGEDDFDAYKRLKKLETSEPDIKNEGYSNDFQAAMEKVDQDYLNEIIQSTGEEDQNKSNDVSVKDDGTTLEDVARMRQELGQGDKDKDHEIVLRFFKFVLKKWGEQLNTRPEEDKRTIKGKMASATHSQTVSYLKPLFRKLKYKDVDEGLLGSIVEIVQHMMDRNYIKANDSYLEMAIGNAPWPIGVTMVGIHARTGREKISSRYVAHVLNDETQRKYIQAVKRLMTQCQNLFPTDPSRSYNYLRTTNK; encoded by the exons ATGGATATACTTAAAgctgaaatagaaagaaaaaagcgTCAGcttgaagaaaataatttactaaAA gatccaaaaaagaaatactttaagcGAGCAGAGTTGGCAACTAAACAAGCTGAAGAGTATTGGAAGAAACAAAGCAGTATAGTCAAGTCAGATAATACTGCTCAG ataGCTGATGGTGAAGACAGACTTAAAGTCAATGGTGAAGTTAAATCAGACAGACACTCCCTATTACCAAGGAAAGAG GTAATTAGAAAGCTCAGAGAACGTAATGAACCCATACGGTTGTTTGGTGAGGATGATTTCGATGCATATAAAAGATTGAAGAAACTAGAAACCTCAGAGCCGGACATCAAG AATGAAGGTTATTCCAATGACTTCCAAGCAGCTATGGAAAAAGTGGATCAGGATTATCTGAATGAAATAATTCAATCTACTGGTGAAGAAGATCAAAACAAATCCAACGATGTATCTGTTAAGGATGATGGGACAACTCTTGAAGATGTCGCT CGAATGCGACAAGAACTAGGTCAAGGTGATAAAGATAAGGACCATGAAATAGTTTTAAGGTTTTTCaag TTTGTCCTTAAAAAGTGGGGTGAGCAGCTGAACACAAGACCAGAAGAAGACAAGAGAACAATAAAAGGTAAAATGGCCAGCGCCACACATTCACAGACAGTTTCCTATCTCAAACCTCTGTTCAGAAAATTAAAGTACAAG GATGTAGATGAAGGCTTGCTGGGCAGTATTGTAGAAATAGTTCAACATATGATGGATCGCAATTACATTAag GCCAATGATTCTTATTTAGAAATGGCCATTGGCAATGCACCCTGGCCCATTGGTGTAACTATGGTTGGCATTCATGCTCGTACTGGTCGTGAAAAGATTTCATCTCGCTATGTTGCTCATGTGCTTAATGACGAGacacaaagaaaatatattcag GCTGTAAAAAGATTAATGACTCAGTGCCAGAACCTCTTCCCCACAGATCCATCCAGAAGTTATAACTATTTAAGgacaactaacaaatga